A window of the Brassica napus cultivar Da-Ae chromosome C5, Da-Ae, whole genome shotgun sequence genome harbors these coding sequences:
- the LOC106417601 gene encoding signal peptidase complex-like protein DTM1, with amino-acid sequence MTNEAALRSSMVGLALVMVLVWLWTQSLKKTVITYAIGVSLIAGIVLPDWDFFDRSFSRWTYPVTAEERAAALSRKSQSSRFSVYPMRMVVYVTAYGYAVYRWWMFVTK; translated from the exons ATGACAAACGAGGCAGCTTTGAGATCGTCAATGGTAGGTCTTGCATTGGTGATGGTGTTGGTATGGTTATGGACACAGTCTTTAAAGAAGACGGTTATTACTTATGCGATCGGTGTTTCTCTGATCGCTGGCATAGTCTTACCTGACTGGGACTTCTTTGATCGGAGTTTCTCCCGCTGGACCTACCCTGTTACGGCCGAGGAAAGAGCCGCCGCTCTCTCCCGCAAATCACAATCTTCAAG GTTTAGTGTGTACCCTATGCGGATGGTTGTATACGTAACGGCGTACGGATATGCTGTGTATAGGTGGTGGATGTTCGTGACGAAATGA